The DNA region TGCTACCGGATGCTCGGGTCGTTCGAGGACGCCGAGGACACCGTGCAGGAGACGTTCCTCCGTGCCTGGCGGCGGCGGGAGACCTTCGAAGGGCGGTCGACGTTCCGGGCCTGGCTGTACCGGATCGCCACCAACGCCTGCCTGGACCTCCTCGCCAAGTGCCGCCCGGAGCCTGCGACCGGCGGCGAGGTGCTGTGGCTGCAGCCCTACCCGGACCGGCTGCTCGACGAGCTGCCCGCCAACGACGCGGACGAGCCGGAGACCTTCGCCGTCGCGCGGGAGACGATCGAGCTGGCGTACCTGGTCGCAGTCCAGCACCTCGCGCCGCGCCCGAGGGCCGTGCTGATCCTGCGGGACGTGCTCGGCTGGCCGGCGAAGGACGTCGCGGAGCTCCTCGGGGACTCCGTCAACTCCGTGAACAGCGCGCTGCAGCGGGCCCGCGCCGGCATGCGGGAGCACCTGCCCGCCGAGCGGCAGGACTGGACCGGCGGCGAACTGGACGCCGGGACGCGCGAGCTGGTGCGCCGCTTCACCGACGCCAGCGTGGCCACGGACGTCGCCGGGCTCGCGACACTGCTGCGTGACGACGTCCGCTGCTCCATGCCGCCCACGCCGGGCCTGTACGTCGGCCGCGACGCGGTGGTGAACGACTGGGTCGAGAACGGCTTCGAGGGAATGAAGGGCCTGCGCGCCGTCCTCACCTCCGTGAACCGGCAGCCCGCCGTCGCCTTCTACCTCTGGCAAAAGCCGGAGGGCGCGTACCTGCCGCTGACGATCGACGTCCTGCGCGTCACCGGCGGGGCGATCACCGAGATCGTCACGTTCCACGACGACCAGTTCCCGCGGCTCGGGCTGCCGGAGCGCCTTCCGGCGGACGGCACGGAGTAGCCCCGGTGTGGACGCTCACTCTGCGCGGTGGCGCGCGTGTCGCGGTGGTCGCCGCGGAGTGGTACGACGCGTTCGGCGTCGTCACCCGCGGGCAGGTGCAGCTGGAGTTGCGCGACGGCGAGCCCGGGCCGGTCCTCGGGCGCGACGCCGGGTTCTGGCTCCGCGGCACCGGCGTCCGCGCCCTGCGGAACCCCGGCCGTCGCACTGCGAGGGTGCGCATCGTCACCCCCAGCGCCAGGACCGACACCTGCCAGTCGACACACCCCGTACGCCAGTTACCGGATGACGGAGGAACGACTTGACGCTCTCCTTCCTGAAGGACCCCGTTGCTGATCTCTCATTTCGAAGGGTGGGCGAGAAGTGCTACTGGCACCTCGATCGAACGCCGGCAAGGCCGCAGCGCTACTGGTGGCACTGCGCGCGACCCGCAACAATCACCGGCATGGACGCCCCTCACCCGGCAGGCCCCCCACCTGCTATCCAGCCAGATCCACTGCTCTATCCGGAAGTGGCCGCAGCCAACGGCAACTTGGGGGCAGCCCTTCGCAATGCCGCCGCCGACATGCATGTCGATCTCGGCACCGTCAGCGGCCCCGAGTCTCCGACAGACAGCTGGCGACTCATCGTCGCGAGCGTGGACGCGTCCCGCGGCTCGGTTGTAGTGACACTCGGCCAGCAGGAGCGGGTCTTCGACATCCGGATATGGTGGACCGGGGTCGGAGAAGCGGCCCGCGGCCGAACCGCCGAACTGCGGACCGTCGTCGACATCGCGCACTCATGGCAGGCAAGGGTCTCAGTCCGCGAACTGGGCGACAGGTGGCCGTTCCTCGAGATCGACGAACTCACCTTGGCTCACGAGCGAGGTGAGGCTGTTGCCTTCAAATGGCAGCTGGTACGAAACGCCCCGGATCAACTGATCGACCACGACATCGTCGAAGCGGCGTACGCGAACCCGGTACTGCGAAGCCTCTTTCCGTTGATCAGCCACGGAAGTCTGCAGTTCAGCCGCTGCACTCGCTCCCCATGGTCCTACGACGTCCCCAGCCTCTCTCCCCAGCTGGGAGGCGGCTGGAGGGCACTACGCGCCCACAAAGGTCGAGACATTCCGGATCGCCACGCTCAAACTCCCGAGGAGGCCGTCGCGTTCGTGGTCGAGGGTCTTCCCGACGGCTGCGGCCCGGCAGTGGAAGGCCCTGCGGATCTGCTTCTCCAATAGCAGGAGGGGCCACCGAGGTCTTCTCAACGAAATGATCTCGTGAGGTGACTCGCCCCAGGGGATCTCGCGAGCCGCGATGAATCCTGAGGCGTCCGGCGGTCGTACTGCCGAGCCCGTCACCGAGGAGGACCTCTGATGCGCGGCGTGGTCTATTCGATGAGCGTCTCGCTGGACGGCTACATCGTCGGGCCGGACGGCGGCTTCGACTGGACGGCGCCCGACGAGGAGGTCCTTCGCTTCGCCACCGACGAGGTGCGAGAGGTCGGGGTCCACCTGTTGGGAATAGCCGAGCCGGGGGACGGCAGCATCGCGATCGGCGGCGCGACTCTCGCCGCGGAGGCGGCCGCGTTGGGCCTGATCGACGAGTACCGGGCCAGGGTCTACCCGGTGCTGGTCGGCGGCGGCATTCCGTTCTTCCCCCAACACTAGCGCCGGGTGGATCTCGAACTCGTCGAAACCCGTGCCTTCCGCTCGAGAGTCGTCTACCTCCGCCACCGCATGGCGCGTTAGCCGGCTGCTCTCCGGGTCCTGGGAAGAACGGGCCGCCAGTCACGTTCTCGCGGCGCACGGTGAGGAAGGCCGACTTGGCGCTCAATGCGGCCGGCCGTGCCCCGGCCGCGGTTACGCGCTGGGCGGCGAGCACTCGATGCCGGAGACCGTCGTGGCTGCCGAGGACGCCTGGCCGGATGCGGAAGCGGAGCGCTCGTCGAGCCCACGGGCGGTGTGGATCCGCAGCAGCCCATCGATGCCGCGCTGCAAGGTCTCACCGGTCAGGACGCGGTCGCCGAGGTAGCCGGCGCTCATCGCGCCGTCGCGGAGCATGACGAAGTGCCGCCCGGCGTGCTCGGCCTGTGCGGTCGCGATCTCGGTGAATAGTCCGGTGATCGTCTGCAGGAACCACTCGCGGTGTTGCACGACGGCACGATGGACCGGGTTGTCGGGATCGGGGAATTCCGCTGCCGCGTTGAGGAAGGCGCATCCGCGGTAACCGGGCGAGCGGATCTGCTCGACCAGGGACGCACCGATGCCCCGCAGGATGCCGTCGGTCGGCACGTCCGCAGCCGTCAGGGAGTCGATCTGATTGCGGATCGCCTGGTCGACGCTTCCGATGTAGGCGACGGCAAGGTCTTCTTTGCTGCGGAAGTGGCGGTAGAAGGTGGCGTTGGTGACCTTCGCCTCGGCGACCAGACGGTCGACGCCCACCGTGTGGATGCCCTCCGCGTAGAAGAGCTGCCCGGCGGTCCTCAGGAGCCGCTCCCGGGCCTCGGAGACCCGCCTGCCGGTGCCTGTGCCAGCTTCCGTCTTCGTCATATCACCCATCGTAGCGGGTAGAACGCTCTCTCTTGTTTTCGCGGGAGGAACGTGCCACGCTGCGGACAAGAGAGAGCGTTCTCTCTATCTCTACTTCGCACCCACTGGAGAACCCAATGGCATCCACCGCGACCACCGAGCGCGTCGGCGCCCCGCCCGCCCTGCGCCGGCTGTACGTCATCCGCTTCGTCTTCGCCGCCGCGTGGGCGGTGCTGCTCCTGCTGGTGTCCGGCTCGGAATCGGACCTCACCGTCGGAGCCAAACTGCTGCTGTTCCTCTATCCCGCCTTCGACGTGGTCGCGGCCGTGACCGATGCCAGGTCGGCGCGCACCGACGGGCCGATCAAGGGCCTGTACGCCAACATCGCCGTCAGTTCGCTCGCCGCCGTCGGCATCGCGGTCGCCAGCGCCTCGGGCGTCGCCGACGTGCTGCGCGTCTGGGGCACGTGGGCAGTCGTCTCCGGGCTGGTCCAGCTCCTCGTGGGCGTCGCGCGCCGGCCGATGGGCGGCCAGTGGGCCATGATTGTCAGCGGCGGCATCTCGGTACTTGCCGGCACGACCTTCATCCGAAGCGCCTCACAGGACGACCCCTCGCTGACCACCCTCGCCGGCTACGCCACGCTCGGAGGGATCTTCTTCCTCGTCTCGGCGTTCCGCCTGTCCCGCTCGCCCCGCAGGGACTGAGGCCGGCGATCTGGTACATGGACGGGACCGCGGCACCACCCGCGACGTGTCCTGGCGCCTCAGTCCCACCCAGCCGCAGATCACCCAGAGCTGAGTGATCTGCGGCTACGCCGACGGCCTCGTGGACTGGGCCCGCGACCGCTTCAGGCTGAGCCTGCGCATCGTCTCCCAGCCCAAGAGCGTCAGGGGTTTCGTCGATTTGCCTCGCCGTTGGAAATCGGCATCACTCCGACGTCTTCAGCACGCCATTCCTCTTCGAGAATGCTGAACGTCAGGGAGTCCCGCCAGCCGTCCCGTATCCAGGCCGTGTGCCGAAGGTGCCCCTCGTACGTCATGCCGAGCTTGGCCAGCACTCGGGCGGAGCCGAGATTTCGCGGGTCACAGGTGGCGAAGATTCGATGAAGCCCCAACTGGCCGAAGCCGCGAGAGAGAAGCTGGCGCCCGATTCCAGTGCGCAGCCTCCGCAGGCGCAACGCCATCGGTGTCGCCCTGATCGTGATCGATGTGCTCGGTGTGGTGTTCGCGGCGTCCAGCGTCGAGCAGGGCCGCAACTTCGTCCTCTTCCCGTCCGCCCTGCTGCTCATCGGCATCATCGTGGTGACCCCGGCGCTCTCCGGCCCGGCCATCGCCCTGGCCGCGCCCCTCCTGCGCCGCTTCGGTGTCCCGGGCACGCTGGCCCCCCGCAACGCCCGGCGCAATCCCCGGCGCACCGCCTCCACGGCCTCGGCCCTGATGATCGGGCTGTCCATGGTCACCGGCCTCACGGTGGTCGCGGTGTCCGCCACGACATCGCTGAACCAGCGGGCCGAGAACACCGTCACGGCCGACTTCGAGATCACGTCGAGGAGAGGCGACTCCCTGCCACCGTCGGTCCATGACACCCTGGCGAAGTCCACGGCCGTGACCTCCTCGAGCCCGCAGCGCCAGGGCGCCGTCAGGATCGGCGGCGACGAGGTGAACCTGACCGGTGTGGACGCCCGGAGCATCGGCGACCTCCTCGACCCGAGCTTCGCATCGGGGTCGCTCGCGGCACTGGACGCGGGCGGCGGAGAGAACCTGCTGATCGACACCTCCACGGCCGACCTCTACGGATGGACCATGGGCCAGCGGGTTCCGGTGGTCTACGGCGACGGCAGCCGGGACACCCTGCGGATCGGCGGCATCTACCGCAACGACGAATTCCTCCCGGCCACCATGATGCCTTTCGCCACCCTCCAGCCCCATCTGAAGGAGATCGAGGACACCTCGGTCCTGGTGCACACCAAGGACGGCGACGGCGAGACGGTACGGCGGTCCCTGCAGCGCGCCCTCGACCAGAACCCCCTCCTCCGGCTGCGGAACACCGACGACCTGGCCGAGTCCGCCGGTGGCGGGGACATCACCCTGCTCCTCAACATGCTGTACGGGCTGCTGGCCATGGCCGTGGTGATCGCCGTCCTGGGAGTCGTCAACACCCTCGCGATGTCCGTGTTCGAGCGCACCCGTGAGATCGGGATGCTGCGCGCGGTGGGGCTCCAGCCCGAGCAGACCAGGCGGATGATCCACCTGGAGTCCGTCCTCATCTCGCTGTTCGGGGCCCTTCTGGGCATCGGCTCGGGCATCTTCCTCGGCTGGGCCGCGGGCAGGATCGCCTCCGACAGCATCCAGGGGTACGAGATGGTCATCCCCTGGGGCCGCATCGCCGTGGCCCTCGCGGGCGCCGCACTCGTCGGCGTGGTGGCGGGACTCTGGCCCGCCCGCCGGGCGGCCCGGCTGAACGTCCTCACCGCCCTCAAGACGGACTGAGGCGCGCGCGGGACGGCTTGGTACCCGTGCGGCTAAGTGGGCCGTTGGCCTGCACGGCAAGACCGCGACGCCGGGTACTACTTGTCCGTCCGTTGGATGCCGTCGGGGCTCTCGCCGGCGTGGACGCCGTGGCGGATGACGCGCGTCGGAATCGTGACGCGGCGGGGGGCCGGCTGATCCGTGTCCTTGTGACCGAGCCGGTCGATGAGCAGGCGTGCGGCTTCGCGGCCGATCTCGTCGGCATCGTAGGAGACGAGCGTCAACGGCAGGCCGAGGATGTCGGAGAGGTCGAAGTCGTCGAATCCTGCCACGGGCAGGGTGACGCCTGACTTGTGGAGGGCTCGGATGGTGCCCTGGCTGATGCGGTTGTTGGTGCAGAACAGCGCTGTGGCGGCCTCGGGTTGGGCGAGCAGTTCGAGAGTCGCCGCTTCGGCTGTCGCGGCGTCGACGAGGCCCTGGCGGATGAGCGCGTTGTCCGGCTGGATGCCGGCCTCGTCGTGCGCCGCCCAGAACCCGCGCAGGCGTTCGGCCCCGGTGTAGAGCGAGGGCGGATTGCCGAGGAAGGCGATGCGGGTGTGTCCCTCGGCCAGGAGGCAGGCGGTGGCCTCGCGGGCCCCGTGGAAGTCCTCGACCAGCACACAGTCGGTGTCGAGTCCGGCTGGTGGCCGTGCGGCGAGTACGACCGGTACGTGCCGCATGGCGGCGGCCAGGTGCTGCTGCCGGCTTCCGGCGGGGACGACGATGAGCCCTTCGACCTGGTGGTCGATGAGGCCGTCGATGAGGCCGGGTTCCCGTTCGACCTGCTCGGCGGAGTTGCTGAGCAGCATCCGGAAGCCGTACTCGGTGGCGACTTCCTGAACGCCGAGCGCGAGACGTGAGTAGAACGGATTGGCGAGGTTGGTGACGACGAGACCGATCATCCCGCTGCCGCCCAGGCGCAGGCTGCGCGCGGTCTCGTTGCGCCGGTATCCGAGTCGGTCCACCGCGGCGAAGACCCGCTCGCGGGTCGCTTCGGACACGCCGGGATCGTTCTTGAGTACGCGGGAGACGGTCATGGCACTGACCTGTGCCAGCTTCCCGACGTCATGCATGGTCGGCCCGCCGCCTCGACGAGCGGTCATGCCCGTTCCCCCTTCTCCAGCGGCCTGGGACGGCGACCTTGCACTGGCCTCGGGCCGGTTCTCATGAAGCGCTCGCTGCGTCGTGTACCCAGTGGGCGGCCCCGATCAGCGGTGCCTCCTCGGGCTGCCGGGCCGGCAGAACTCGTACAGCCGCGCTGCCGGTTCGAGCCGACCCCTGGGTGAACGCGGGATGGATCAAGTTCCACGACTGGGCCATGGAGCCGCCGACGACCACCGCGGTGGCCTCGAAGCGGTCGATCCACGGAGCCAGGGCCCGGCCGAGGGCGTCGAAAGCGTAGCGGAATGTCTCCGAGGCGGCGGGGTCGCCCTGCTCGGCGAGCGCGGCGATCTCGTGGACGTCCGGGAGGGCGGGTTCCTCCGGAGGGGCGAGCTGGTTCAGGGGAGCCGCGAGCCTGGCGTAGTGGAGGCGGATGGCACGGCGCGAGACCGTTTCCTCCAGCGGCGCGCCGTCGATGCGCAACCGGTGCACATGGCCGCCGGGCGGCACCTCGGGATCGTCGTGCACGGGCAGGCCGCTACGCAGGAAGGAGGAGCCGATGCCCGTGCCCAGCGTCAGGCACACCGCACGGTCGTGTCCTTCGGCCGCGCCGGCCCTGTACTCGCCGAGGGCGAACGCGTCGGCGTCGTTGAGGAAACACAGCCGCCCGGCCCGGTCCGCCAGCCGCTTACGCAGTCCGGCAGCCACGTCCACGCCGGACAAGGACTCGAACTTCCCGATACCCGCGAAACGGCCTATCCCGGTGTCGTAGTCGAAGGGGCCCGGCATCGCCACGCCCCAGGACGAGCTGTGACCGGTCGGCAGTTGCAGGGCTGCCAGGGCGATGGCGTCCAGGATGCCGTCGGCGTCCGCATGCGCGCCAAGAGGCTTGCGGGTCACGGAGGACGGGACCGGGTGGCTGGTCACGGGGTCGACGAGCGCTGCGGTGACGTGCGTACCACCGACGTCCAGGACGGGGACCGGCGCGGTGACCCGCCTCGCGGAGACCCGGGTCACGGCTCGACCACCAGCGCCTTCACGATCCGCACCTCGTCGTCGCCCACGGGGTGAACCTTATAGGGGCCTACCGCGGCGGGGATCGTGATGGTCTCCGCGAAGGCCAGGAAGTGGGTGCGTCCGTCACGGGTCTCGATGACGGCGCCCTGGCCCGCGGCGACGTTGAGGATGTGGAAGCGCCCCGCGGTGTCGTCGGGGATGCCGGCCTGCGGGCTCACGACCAGACGGTGCACCGCGTAGAACATCTCGGGCAGCGCGCCGATGACCTCCTCGCGCCAGCCCTCGCCGGCCCGCAGGGTACGGGGCTGCTGGATCAGGTCCTTGACCACGTCCTCCCCCCGCCGGGCCGTGTCCAGGTTGGCGAAGCCGTGCTCGTAGGGCAGCGGCCGGGACGCGCCGGCGGCGTCCTTGCGCAGCCAGTCGTACAGGCGCAGGGAGTACAGGTACGGGGTCGCGCTCACCTCCAGCACCAGATTGCCCGCACCGGAGGCGTGCGGGGTGCCCGCGGGAATCATGAACAGCTGGCCCTCTGTCGCCGGGTGCGTCTGTATGTGGTCCTGGACGGGCATCGGGGTGCCGTCGGTGATGGCCTGCTCAACCTGGCTGTGCATGACGCCAGGATCCGCGTCCTCGGTGAGTCCGAGCAGCACCTGGGCGCCCTTTTCGCTCGCCGTGACGTAGTACGTCTCGTGCTGGGTGTACGGCCAGCCGAACACCTCTCGCATGTACCGCTCCCGCGGGTGGAGGTGCAGGGAGAGGTTGCCGCCGCCCATCGTGTCGAGGTAGTCGAAGCGGATCGGGAAGGAGGTGCCGAAACGGCGGTGCACTTCCTCACCGAGCATGTCCTGGGGATGCTCGACGCACAGCAGCTGGAACGGGACCTCGACCTGTGCGCCGCCCTTCTCACCGACGAGGACTCCCGCCTCGGGAGCGATCAGTTCGTAGCCGAGGGCGGTGTTTCCGGCCTGAGGGGTGAAGCCCAGTTCGCTCGCCGCCCACTGGCCGCCCCACGGGGTGGAGTTGAAGTACGGGCGGGTACGGACAGGTCCGTGGGCCAGGTGTTCCAGAGTGCCGCGCAGCGCCGCTCCGTCCAGAGAGGCGGGAGCCGCTGGGTCCTGCATGTCGATCCACCGGTCGACCCGGCCGACGAGCATGTCGCGGTGGCGGTCCAGCACGGGCCAGTCGGTGTAGAACAGGCGCACCAGATCGCCCGGCTCATCGGGGCGCCCCAGGTTGGCGCCGACGGGCAGCTCACCCTTGGCGACGGCTGATTCGGCGTACCGCTTGGGCAGGTCCGCGTACCAGAGCACGTCAGGTTCGCACAGTGCCGCGCCCGGCCCGAACACCAGCAGCACGCCGTCGTCCGCGGGCCTTTGCGGCCGGGGTACGGCGTCGAAGAGGTCCGCGGCCCGCGCCTGCGACAGCGGGGTGAAGAAGTGGTCGCCGGCAGGGTGGGGCCGGGCGGCGATCCGTTCGGACGCCGAGGGCGCGTGGTGACTGCGTACGTCCAGCAGCCTCGTCTCCCGCCCGCTCAGGCGCACAGCCGTCGAGAGGTCGTCAGCGAGTGCGCCCCAGTCCTGCGCGGCAGGACCGTCCACGGCCAGGACGAGCGGGCCCTGCGGCAACGCGGTGACCGCGGCCGACCACCCTACGGTCACCTGACCGTCGACCGGTTCGTAACTGGGGTGGGGGTCGTACGAACGAGACGCGGACTGCACATCGGCTCCTCAGTAGGTCCATCGACGAGTTAACGATAACAACGCTTGCCCAACAGAGTCCATCCTCGCTCCGCGGCCGCCCCAATCGCTATGCAACTTCTCTACCTGGCCTTTCATTGACCTTGCGGCTTACATCTTCTCCTTCCACACAACAGACCCTTGCCACTGCCGGAATGTTGTCGTTAACTTCCACGCAACACCCACTCGGTGGCTCCGAGGGTTTCCGGACTCGCGTGTGCCCTGTGGTTCACATCCGGCCATGCAGATGGCTCGCTCCTGTGGTGAAGGTGATCAATGTCAGCATCGGGCAGGACCCGAAGTGCGGCCGTGCCGCTCGCCCGGCGCCGTTTCCTTGCCGGGACGGCCGCGGGAGCGGCCATGCTCGCGGCGGGAGGGTGCGCTCGCGGAGACAGCACGTCGGCACAGCCGGGGACCACGAGCATCTCCAACGACAACGCCACCTGGGACGACGGCTACCGTGCGGCCGGGCTTGAGCTGAAGAAGATCACCGGTTACGCGCTGCGGCCGTTGTCGAACCCTTCCGTGACCTCGTACCAGCAGGTCGTACAGATGACGCTGCAGACGTCGAAGGCC from Streptomyces sp. NBC_00258 includes:
- a CDS encoding ROK family protein → MTRVSARRVTAPVPVLDVGGTHVTAALVDPVTSHPVPSSVTRKPLGAHADADGILDAIALAALQLPTGHSSSWGVAMPGPFDYDTGIGRFAGIGKFESLSGVDVAAGLRKRLADRAGRLCFLNDADAFALGEYRAGAAEGHDRAVCLTLGTGIGSSFLRSGLPVHDDPEVPPGGHVHRLRIDGAPLEETVSRRAIRLHYARLAAPLNQLAPPEEPALPDVHEIAALAEQGDPAASETFRYAFDALGRALAPWIDRFEATAVVVGGSMAQSWNLIHPAFTQGSARTGSAAVRVLPARQPEEAPLIGAAHWVHDAASAS
- a CDS encoding DUF6193 family natural product biosynthesis protein; this translates as MTLSFLKDPVADLSFRRVGEKCYWHLDRTPARPQRYWWHCARPATITGMDAPHPAGPPPAIQPDPLLYPEVAAANGNLGAALRNAAADMHVDLGTVSGPESPTDSWRLIVASVDASRGSVVVTLGQQERVFDIRIWWTGVGEAARGRTAELRTVVDIAHSWQARVSVRELGDRWPFLEIDELTLAHERGEAVAFKWQLVRNAPDQLIDHDIVEAAYANPVLRSLFPLISHGSLQFSRCTRSPWSYDVPSLSPQLGGGWRALRAHKGRDIPDRHAQTPEEAVAFVVEGLPDGCGPAVEGPADLLLQ
- a CDS encoding TetR/AcrR family transcriptional regulator, with amino-acid sequence MGDMTKTEAGTGTGRRVSEARERLLRTAGQLFYAEGIHTVGVDRLVAEAKVTNATFYRHFRSKEDLAVAYIGSVDQAIRNQIDSLTAADVPTDGILRGIGASLVEQIRSPGYRGCAFLNAAAEFPDPDNPVHRAVVQHREWFLQTITGLFTEIATAQAEHAGRHFVMLRDGAMSAGYLGDRVLTGETLQRGIDGLLRIHTARGLDERSASASGQASSAATTVSGIECSPPSA
- a CDS encoding ABC transporter permease, which codes for MRSLRRRNAIGVALIVIDVLGVVFAASSVEQGRNFVLFPSALLLIGIIVVTPALSGPAIALAAPLLRRFGVPGTLAPRNARRNPRRTASTASALMIGLSMVTGLTVVAVSATTSLNQRAENTVTADFEITSRRGDSLPPSVHDTLAKSTAVTSSSPQRQGAVRIGGDEVNLTGVDARSIGDLLDPSFASGSLAALDAGGGENLLIDTSTADLYGWTMGQRVPVVYGDGSRDTLRIGGIYRNDEFLPATMMPFATLQPHLKEIEDTSVLVHTKDGDGETVRRSLQRALDQNPLLRLRNTDDLAESAGGGDITLLLNMLYGLLAMAVVIAVLGVVNTLAMSVFERTREIGMLRAVGLQPEQTRRMIHLESVLISLFGALLGIGSGIFLGWAAGRIASDSIQGYEMVIPWGRIAVALAGAALVGVVAGLWPARRAARLNVLTALKTD
- a CDS encoding LacI family DNA-binding transcriptional regulator — encoded protein: MTARRGGGPTMHDVGKLAQVSAMTVSRVLKNDPGVSEATRERVFAAVDRLGYRRNETARSLRLGGSGMIGLVVTNLANPFYSRLALGVQEVATEYGFRMLLSNSAEQVEREPGLIDGLIDHQVEGLIVVPAGSRQQHLAAAMRHVPVVLAARPPAGLDTDCVLVEDFHGAREATACLLAEGHTRIAFLGNPPSLYTGAERLRGFWAAHDEAGIQPDNALIRQGLVDAATAEAATLELLAQPEAATALFCTNNRISQGTIRALHKSGVTLPVAGFDDFDLSDILGLPLTLVSYDADEIGREAARLLIDRLGHKDTDQPAPRRVTIPTRVIRHGVHAGESPDGIQRTDK
- a CDS encoding GNAT family N-acetyltransferase, coding for MALRLRRLRTGIGRQLLSRGFGQLGLHRIFATCDPRNLGSARVLAKLGMTYEGHLRHTAWIRDGWRDSLTFSILEEEWRAEDVGVMPISNGEANRRNP
- a CDS encoding class I mannose-6-phosphate isomerase, which produces MQSASRSYDPHPSYEPVDGQVTVGWSAAVTALPQGPLVLAVDGPAAQDWGALADDLSTAVRLSGRETRLLDVRSHHAPSASERIAARPHPAGDHFFTPLSQARAADLFDAVPRPQRPADDGVLLVFGPGAALCEPDVLWYADLPKRYAESAVAKGELPVGANLGRPDEPGDLVRLFYTDWPVLDRHRDMLVGRVDRWIDMQDPAAPASLDGAALRGTLEHLAHGPVRTRPYFNSTPWGGQWAASELGFTPQAGNTALGYELIAPEAGVLVGEKGGAQVEVPFQLLCVEHPQDMLGEEVHRRFGTSFPIRFDYLDTMGGGNLSLHLHPRERYMREVFGWPYTQHETYYVTASEKGAQVLLGLTEDADPGVMHSQVEQAITDGTPMPVQDHIQTHPATEGQLFMIPAGTPHASGAGNLVLEVSATPYLYSLRLYDWLRKDAAGASRPLPYEHGFANLDTARRGEDVVKDLIQQPRTLRAGEGWREEVIGALPEMFYAVHRLVVSPQAGIPDDTAGRFHILNVAAGQGAVIETRDGRTHFLAFAETITIPAAVGPYKVHPVGDDEVRIVKALVVEP
- a CDS encoding RNA polymerase subunit sigma-70 produces the protein MSADTWLEELGVSDLGKSGLGEVDEPAFSGLAERHRRELHVHCYRMLGSFEDAEDTVQETFLRAWRRRETFEGRSTFRAWLYRIATNACLDLLAKCRPEPATGGEVLWLQPYPDRLLDELPANDADEPETFAVARETIELAYLVAVQHLAPRPRAVLILRDVLGWPAKDVAELLGDSVNSVNSALQRARAGMREHLPAERQDWTGGELDAGTRELVRRFTDASVATDVAGLATLLRDDVRCSMPPTPGLYVGRDAVVNDWVENGFEGMKGLRAVLTSVNRQPAVAFYLWQKPEGAYLPLTIDVLRVTGGAITEIVTFHDDQFPRLGLPERLPADGTE